A part of Ketobacter sp. MCCC 1A13808 genomic DNA contains:
- a CDS encoding Ig-like domain-containing protein has translation MKYYESKYCLFAVKFMLAICVGLLSACNGGGSEAAADADISESSAVQANVTASNVTPNALAPVLEPIAPTVALTSPANGTRFVNGADVTIEAAATDSDGSIRRVDFYSNGVLLGSDKSAPYTLSWTGSTGIHEIYAVAVDSDNLTELSDAHSVTVTPATAAALRSAPAVTLTAPAYGSSFKEGSNIAIKASASDRDGSIARVDFYSNGILLGSDKSAPYTFNWAGTKGNYDLYAVAIDNDNLSTTSGVHNTTILKANSDSLVTYPVARDVKDAFMSSRFAVYLTQNGSTSKPLVYEEMNSADPGWSGTLDYMQTANHWTSFSLEGSVFIQAQRLDGKNIETCVVRPLSLGIETKVVANKCNFKLPKPAQISVEIDEDNEITRNFVDSGTLTKHIIKHPLFIFANPLEVDPPKASDPGVVYFGPGIHNIGKEYKIPNGTEVYLAGGAYVIGTMISAEKNPKNIVIRGRGILSGHSLTETAAEHAAWGNHAIDFSKGSKGSGLLIEGITITSPLRSCIVSYSSADILNVKLFSWNHRNDGIVTGNNSRIEDNFIKVMDDNIKLYYSNQTISRNVIWQQTSGAVFKFAWNLSGVAQNNHISDIDIIHSDVFSDTPAWEPDRPDMQGTSAIFSAMGFRSGAAFQNTTFDDIRIEEKHLLRLMSLRMVTTHVFPSGKASVWGDPDTEASKLIYNLNFNNIALSGIPYKQSTLYGNAGGIIKKFVFSNLTINDNVIKSKGQFASQLDSTGLLTAGKVWNIVFE, from the coding sequence ATGAAGTATTATGAATCGAAGTACTGTTTATTTGCAGTCAAATTTATGTTGGCCATATGCGTTGGCTTGTTATCCGCATGTAACGGAGGCGGCAGCGAGGCCGCGGCTGATGCGGACATCAGTGAAAGTAGTGCCGTTCAAGCCAATGTGACCGCTAGCAACGTAACCCCGAACGCGCTTGCCCCGGTGCTGGAGCCGATTGCACCCACTGTTGCGCTGACATCCCCGGCAAACGGCACCCGCTTTGTTAATGGCGCGGATGTGACCATTGAAGCTGCTGCTACAGATAGTGACGGTAGCATTCGCAGAGTCGACTTTTATAGCAACGGAGTGTTGTTAGGGAGTGATAAGTCAGCCCCCTATACCCTGAGCTGGACCGGTTCCACCGGCATTCATGAAATCTACGCCGTTGCAGTCGACAGTGACAACCTTACCGAGCTGTCTGATGCACACAGCGTTACCGTTACACCTGCGACCGCGGCGGCACTCCGGTCGGCTCCTGCAGTGACGTTAACAGCCCCCGCTTATGGCTCCAGCTTTAAGGAAGGTTCGAATATCGCCATTAAAGCATCCGCCTCTGATCGAGATGGAAGCATCGCCAGAGTTGACTTTTACAGTAACGGAATCCTGTTAGGTAGCGACAAATCAGCCCCTTACACTTTTAACTGGGCAGGCACCAAAGGCAATTACGATTTATACGCCGTTGCCATTGATAATGACAATCTTTCCACAACTTCCGGGGTCCATAACACCACTATCCTTAAGGCCAATAGCGACAGTCTGGTCACCTATCCGGTCGCTCGTGATGTTAAGGACGCGTTCATGTCTTCCCGTTTCGCGGTTTACCTTACCCAGAATGGCTCGACCAGCAAGCCCCTCGTTTATGAAGAAATGAACTCCGCCGATCCAGGCTGGTCCGGAACGTTGGATTACATGCAAACAGCTAACCATTGGACCAGTTTCTCGCTTGAGGGCAGTGTGTTTATCCAAGCCCAGCGGCTTGACGGCAAGAACATCGAGACTTGTGTCGTTCGCCCACTCTCTCTGGGAATCGAAACAAAGGTGGTCGCGAACAAATGTAACTTCAAGCTGCCAAAACCGGCTCAGATTTCAGTAGAAATAGATGAAGACAATGAGATAACCCGAAATTTCGTCGACAGCGGAACGCTTACAAAGCATATCATCAAGCACCCGCTTTTCATTTTCGCCAACCCGTTGGAAGTTGATCCGCCCAAGGCGTCAGATCCGGGTGTGGTTTATTTCGGACCGGGCATACATAACATCGGCAAGGAATACAAAATACCGAACGGCACCGAGGTGTATCTGGCAGGGGGTGCGTATGTTATTGGTACTATGATCTCTGCTGAAAAGAACCCCAAGAATATCGTGATTCGCGGGCGCGGAATCCTGTCTGGTCACAGCTTAACTGAAACGGCCGCGGAACATGCAGCTTGGGGGAACCATGCAATCGACTTTTCAAAGGGCTCCAAAGGGTCAGGACTATTAATAGAAGGGATCACCATTACCAGTCCTTTACGTAGCTGTATCGTTAGTTACAGCAGCGCTGACATTCTGAATGTAAAACTCTTTAGCTGGAACCACCGCAACGACGGAATCGTGACCGGGAATAATTCGCGCATAGAAGACAACTTTATAAAGGTGATGGATGACAATATTAAGTTGTATTACAGCAACCAAACCATCAGCCGCAATGTGATCTGGCAGCAGACCAGCGGGGCGGTGTTCAAATTTGCCTGGAACCTGAGTGGCGTGGCGCAAAATAACCACATCAGTGATATTGATATTATCCACAGTGACGTGTTCAGTGATACCCCGGCCTGGGAGCCGGATCGCCCGGACATGCAGGGAACCAGCGCCATCTTCAGTGCCATGGGATTTCGGAGCGGTGCTGCCTTTCAGAACACTACGTTTGACGACATTCGCATTGAAGAAAAGCATCTGCTGCGCCTGATGAGCCTGCGCATGGTAACAACCCATGTCTTCCCAAGCGGAAAGGCCAGTGTTTGGGGCGACCCGGACACCGAAGCAAGCAAGCTTATTTACAATCTAAACTTTAATAATATTGCTCTTAGCGGAATTCCTTACAAACAGAGTACGCTGTATGGAAACGCGGGCGGTATCATCAAGAAGTTTGTCTTTTCCAACCTGACGATCAACGATAATGTGATCAAAAGCAAAGGCCAGTTCGCCAGTCAGCTGGACTCAACAGGTCTCCTCACTGCTGGCAAAGTATGGAACATCGTTTTCGAATAA
- a CDS encoding Calx-beta domain-containing protein, translated as MKVQTYFYRVDTLSGWNVAKKLTSDGELSMPRIFSVVACVALIFSWTTAVRAVEFTEISPSVSGLNYVGESWGASWGDFNGDGYPDIYSSNHRARPSIWRNNGDGTFTDIVIQFDKSRTWLDFPFTDTHGGAWGDFDNNGTQDLLVLTGVNFPAALFVNDGAGVTTDETAARSFPDDKEGRTATWFDYDNDGLLDVVINNRAPNLFLRQSAGSFSDITPSVGLQSFRTNYGILSDLDQDDSMELFAIGDGDFPEKVYKTDTVPFFDITESLPFSGLVVDAAIADFNNDLMPDILLVRGNLRPNQTLKVVDGDVGEPDIIEAWLAGGEISGERGLEFQASGPITVTVDTQLGLPKFFIGSGGYRPTAKTFTLDPAVAADQGISFHDENLDQGFYMGYDTASGSWKLWLSPASSSTRAYIIIEGVDMTDPVAMNLTTGDYDIAPKLFLNVGGGGFTDTSGIGLSTPVSCVATTVGDFDNDMDLDIYMVCRNGIENISNKFYMNLGDGSFVDVSGYGAEGAIGAGLPSGAGVGENVIAADYDVDGWLDLYVLNGLLMNPIRVGGPDQLFRNTSFNTSTNRWIELDLQGTISNRDAIGSKVIVTAGGVSQLREQGGHFHRWSQNHSRLHIGLGQNDLANIEVRWPNGEIDVFTDVSANNLYKITQGVMGNQTGTISDVTVTDGATDFPAPEAGDECGVPPDEQPENFPFAFDSAQDRGLFIWKDCSGTGEWYVRATGGGGNGMEYLGQVITNSDFTNVVGYGLEGNDTLNHTAAGTIDFFMKMSNSGIDGFDFTLTGSAGACLDMFTLPEGAQVFLGGGHIPVSTPFNLNTFESCANITAEDTTVNEDDGTVSLTVGLSRAAASTITVDYAFVDDTAFLGSDYTAEASAGSLTFNPGELSKTLTFTLVQDAEFEQTEHFLLTLSNASGGFILDDQAQITIEDDDSCIECGAPTYDKTTEKAILLWKDFDTGSWHIKATAGGDPAGVIYGGSVGSTRPFVQVLEDGIEPSDTLDYTTSPDNIDYVLKIYNNGEDGFVFTPDETAITCFSPTQPAGIPVLVGQSKTAKFGAFNLNTFGSCLELSVTNVTVSEAAGVATFTVELSEASTDVVTVDVSTQAGTATAGVDYEEISVAQTLTFNPGEISKTVDVVITQDSLGEGDESFTLNLNNPVSATLATLSATATIIDDELNACGAPVYDPSVEKALFVWRDCDTGEWYVRASAGGDPAGVFYEGQFTSDDGFTGLSGYSLEPSDTLDNTTDPTVIEYVLKIWNNGDDGFQFKPVTEAGSCMNLESPSGIPILAGSEKEPISSPFDLGSLATCTNIAVDVSINDIEVNEADASAEFTVSLSAASGAVVTVDYVTQSGSATADEDFTAVTTPTTITFNPGVTSQQISIPILEDNLSESEETFDVVLSNANNATLDKPSGRATILDNEISPCGMPSFDSANDQNIYLWKDCGTDNWHLSATAGGSASQLIYFGEFMSSAAITGVVENSIEVNDTVDGDADPAILNFLLKMKTTGYDGFDFTTAPGSTTCLTVDPSSPGAGSVVVGAAQTLLTTPIDLATLAACQ; from the coding sequence ATGAAAGTCCAAACTTATTTTTACCGGGTCGATACGTTATCGGGCTGGAATGTAGCGAAGAAACTCACGAGTGATGGTGAACTTAGTATGCCAAGGATATTCTCAGTAGTAGCGTGCGTTGCACTAATCTTTTCATGGACAACCGCAGTTCGGGCTGTGGAATTTACCGAAATCAGCCCCTCGGTGTCTGGTTTGAACTACGTTGGTGAAAGCTGGGGTGCCTCCTGGGGAGATTTCAACGGGGACGGCTATCCGGATATTTATTCAAGTAACCATCGGGCTCGCCCCAGTATCTGGCGTAACAACGGCGATGGTACCTTTACTGACATCGTTATCCAGTTCGATAAATCCCGCACCTGGCTCGATTTTCCTTTTACCGATACGCATGGCGGCGCTTGGGGCGATTTCGACAACAACGGTACTCAGGATCTGCTGGTACTGACCGGGGTGAATTTCCCGGCCGCGCTGTTTGTTAATGACGGTGCCGGTGTCACCACGGATGAAACTGCAGCGCGCAGCTTCCCCGATGATAAAGAAGGCCGCACCGCGACCTGGTTTGACTACGACAACGATGGCCTGCTCGATGTGGTTATCAATAATCGCGCACCCAACCTATTTTTGCGTCAATCGGCGGGCAGTTTTAGCGATATCACTCCGTCAGTCGGCTTGCAAAGCTTCCGAACTAACTATGGCATTCTTTCTGATCTGGACCAGGACGACAGTATGGAACTGTTCGCGATCGGCGACGGCGACTTTCCAGAAAAAGTTTATAAGACCGATACCGTTCCCTTTTTTGATATTACAGAAAGCCTGCCTTTCAGCGGATTGGTGGTCGACGCCGCGATTGCCGATTTTAATAACGATCTAATGCCCGACATCTTGCTGGTAAGAGGTAACCTCAGACCAAACCAAACCCTGAAGGTGGTGGATGGTGATGTTGGTGAGCCTGATATCATCGAAGCCTGGCTTGCAGGCGGAGAAATCAGTGGCGAAAGAGGCCTCGAGTTCCAGGCTTCTGGTCCGATTACCGTGACGGTCGACACGCAACTTGGATTACCCAAATTCTTTATCGGCTCGGGCGGCTATCGCCCAACAGCGAAGACCTTTACGCTTGATCCTGCTGTCGCTGCAGACCAGGGTATATCGTTTCACGATGAAAACCTTGATCAGGGTTTTTACATGGGCTACGACACGGCCTCCGGTAGCTGGAAACTTTGGCTTTCTCCCGCGTCGTCAAGCACCCGTGCCTATATCATCATCGAAGGCGTGGACATGACCGATCCGGTCGCCATGAACCTGACTACCGGTGATTACGATATTGCCCCCAAACTGTTTTTGAACGTTGGCGGTGGCGGATTCACGGATACCAGTGGCATTGGCCTTAGCACCCCAGTTTCCTGTGTTGCGACAACGGTAGGGGATTTCGATAACGATATGGATCTTGATATCTATATGGTTTGTCGCAACGGAATCGAGAATATCAGCAACAAATTTTATATGAATCTGGGTGACGGCTCGTTTGTAGACGTGAGCGGATACGGTGCGGAAGGTGCGATCGGGGCGGGCTTACCCAGTGGCGCCGGTGTCGGTGAAAACGTGATTGCCGCGGATTACGATGTTGATGGCTGGCTCGACCTTTATGTACTGAACGGTTTGCTTATGAACCCGATTCGGGTCGGTGGTCCGGACCAGCTGTTCCGCAACACCTCGTTTAATACCAGTACCAATCGCTGGATTGAGCTTGATCTTCAGGGGACCATCTCAAATAGGGATGCAATAGGATCCAAAGTGATTGTTACCGCCGGTGGGGTATCCCAGTTGCGTGAGCAAGGCGGGCATTTCCATCGCTGGTCGCAGAACCATAGCCGTCTGCACATTGGCTTGGGACAAAATGATCTGGCCAATATCGAGGTGCGCTGGCCAAACGGAGAAATCGATGTTTTCACCGATGTGTCTGCAAATAATCTCTATAAAATTACCCAGGGTGTCATGGGTAATCAAACCGGTACTATCAGCGATGTGACCGTCACTGACGGTGCGACTGATTTTCCAGCTCCTGAAGCGGGTGACGAGTGCGGTGTTCCGCCGGATGAGCAACCAGAAAATTTCCCTTTCGCTTTCGACTCTGCACAGGATAGAGGATTGTTTATCTGGAAGGATTGCTCCGGCACCGGTGAGTGGTATGTTCGGGCCACGGGCGGTGGTGGCAACGGTATGGAGTATCTGGGACAGGTCATCACTAATAGTGACTTCACTAATGTGGTCGGCTATGGACTAGAAGGCAACGATACGCTTAACCACACGGCGGCGGGCACAATCGATTTCTTTATGAAAATGTCCAATTCCGGTATCGATGGGTTTGATTTCACCCTAACGGGCAGTGCTGGCGCGTGCCTGGACATGTTTACATTGCCTGAAGGCGCTCAGGTGTTCTTAGGGGGCGGGCATATCCCGGTATCGACACCTTTCAATCTAAACACGTTTGAATCTTGCGCCAATATCACGGCTGAAGACACTACCGTCAATGAAGATGATGGTACCGTTTCGCTCACCGTCGGGCTTTCCCGTGCTGCTGCTTCAACGATCACAGTGGATTATGCCTTTGTGGATGACACGGCCTTTCTGGGTAGTGATTACACGGCTGAAGCGTCGGCCGGCTCCCTGACGTTTAATCCCGGTGAGCTGAGTAAAACGCTAACCTTCACCTTGGTTCAAGATGCGGAGTTCGAGCAGACCGAACATTTTCTGCTGACACTGTCCAACGCCAGCGGTGGTTTTATTCTCGATGACCAGGCGCAGATAACCATCGAAGACGATGATTCCTGTATCGAATGTGGTGCACCGACTTACGATAAAACGACCGAGAAAGCCATTCTTCTGTGGAAAGATTTTGATACCGGTTCCTGGCATATTAAAGCCACTGCAGGGGGTGATCCCGCTGGTGTTATTTATGGCGGGTCGGTAGGATCGACTCGGCCCTTTGTTCAGGTGCTGGAAGACGGAATTGAGCCCAGTGATACGCTCGATTACACAACCAGCCCGGACAACATCGATTATGTTCTTAAGATTTATAACAACGGTGAAGACGGCTTTGTGTTTACTCCGGATGAGACGGCCATAACCTGTTTCAGCCCGACTCAACCAGCAGGCATTCCGGTGCTGGTCGGACAATCCAAAACCGCCAAATTCGGCGCATTTAATCTCAACACGTTTGGTTCCTGCCTTGAATTGTCGGTAACCAATGTGACCGTGAGCGAGGCAGCGGGCGTTGCGACGTTTACGGTTGAGTTGTCTGAAGCGAGCACCGACGTTGTGACCGTAGACGTTTCCACCCAGGCGGGAACAGCCACCGCAGGGGTGGACTACGAAGAAATCAGTGTAGCGCAAACCCTGACGTTTAACCCCGGTGAAATTTCGAAAACGGTGGATGTGGTTATCACGCAAGACAGCTTGGGCGAGGGTGATGAGTCGTTTACGCTTAATTTAAACAATCCGGTCAGTGCCACCTTGGCGACATTATCGGCCACAGCGACGATAATCGATGACGAACTCAATGCGTGCGGTGCGCCTGTGTACGATCCATCTGTTGAAAAAGCCCTGTTTGTATGGAGGGATTGTGATACGGGTGAGTGGTATGTGCGGGCATCAGCAGGTGGAGATCCTGCCGGCGTCTTTTATGAGGGGCAATTTACCTCGGACGATGGTTTTACCGGTCTCTCCGGCTACAGTCTGGAACCCAGTGATACTTTGGATAACACCACGGATCCGACCGTCATTGAATACGTGTTAAAAATATGGAACAACGGCGACGACGGATTCCAGTTCAAACCGGTTACTGAAGCGGGCAGTTGCATGAATCTGGAATCGCCTTCTGGCATTCCGATTCTAGCAGGATCCGAGAAAGAACCGATTAGTTCACCATTCGATTTGGGCAGCCTGGCCACGTGCACCAACATCGCGGTCGATGTCTCGATTAACGATATTGAAGTGAACGAGGCGGATGCCAGCGCCGAATTCACAGTGAGCCTGTCCGCTGCGAGTGGAGCGGTGGTAACGGTGGATTACGTAACCCAGTCAGGTAGTGCTACTGCCGATGAAGATTTCACCGCAGTAACAACACCCACTACTATTACGTTTAACCCGGGTGTGACCAGTCAGCAGATATCGATACCGATTCTGGAAGATAATTTATCGGAAAGTGAAGAAACCTTTGACGTCGTATTGAGTAATGCGAACAATGCTACCCTGGATAAGCCCAGTGGTAGGGCGACTATTCTGGACAATGAAATCAGTCCTTGTGGTATGCCGTCATTCGATTCAGCAAACGACCAGAACATATATTTGTGGAAGGATTGCGGAACGGATAACTGGCACTTATCTGCCACCGCGGGTGGTTCTGCCTCGCAACTTATTTATTTCGGCGAATTTATGTCAAGCGCGGCGATTACCGGTGTGGTTGAAAACAGTATCGAAGTAAATGACACCGTTGACGGTGATGCTGATCCGGCCATACTCAACTTTTTACTGAAAATGAAGACCACCGGGTACGATGGATTTGATTTTACAACAGCGCCCGGTTCGACAACGTGTTTAACTGTTGATCCTTCATCGCCGGGGGCGGGCAGTGTGGTGGTGGGTGCTGCGCAAACCTTGCTGACAACGCCGATAGATCTAGCGACTTTGGCAGCTTGCCAATAG
- the epsG gene encoding chain length determinant protein tyrosine kinase EpsG, whose translation MEFSKFERKLTVNDSQTLQARREDTLDIKALGLTLVEQGKIKPSSISEILTYSQLHDLRFGEAALQLGLVTQDELDESLAAQFNYPYINKNSAEISDELVAAHSPFSKKGEALRALRSQLILRWFSEGRKTLAIVSPHAGCGSSYLAANLAVIWSQMGERTLLVDADLQHGRQHELFNVKNKIGLSSVLAGRGSVESVIKPVPLFRGLSLLPAGAPPPNPGELLERRVLADIVEQVQEDYSVVLFDTSPMNNISGWEFVAAQCSDALLVMRKNKTPLSAATKMIKKLQSLNAEVVGSVLADF comes from the coding sequence ATGGAATTTTCCAAATTCGAACGAAAACTGACGGTTAATGATAGTCAAACCCTACAAGCAAGGCGGGAAGATACTCTGGACATCAAAGCTCTCGGTCTGACTCTGGTAGAACAAGGCAAAATTAAGCCTTCCAGCATCAGTGAAATTCTTACCTATTCTCAATTACACGATCTACGCTTTGGTGAAGCTGCGCTCCAACTCGGCTTGGTGACCCAGGACGAGCTGGATGAGTCGCTCGCCGCGCAATTCAATTACCCTTATATAAATAAAAATTCCGCTGAGATTTCTGATGAGCTGGTGGCGGCACATTCCCCCTTTTCCAAAAAGGGAGAAGCACTAAGGGCTTTGCGCTCCCAACTGATCCTGAGATGGTTTTCTGAAGGCAGAAAAACGCTGGCGATCGTGAGCCCCCACGCCGGTTGTGGCAGCAGCTATCTCGCGGCAAACCTGGCTGTGATCTGGTCTCAAATGGGAGAGCGCACACTGCTGGTTGATGCCGATCTGCAGCACGGGCGTCAACACGAATTATTCAACGTTAAAAACAAAATCGGTCTCTCCAGCGTTCTGGCTGGCCGAGGCTCTGTCGAATCCGTCATCAAACCTGTGCCGCTATTCCGCGGGTTATCACTGCTTCCTGCGGGAGCACCTCCACCCAATCCGGGCGAACTACTGGAAAGAAGAGTACTCGCCGACATCGTAGAGCAGGTTCAGGAGGATTACAGCGTTGTCCTGTTCGATACCTCGCCCATGAACAATATCAGTGGCTGGGAATTTGTGGCGGCGCAATGTTCTGATGCGCTACTTGTGATGCGTAAAAACAAAACACCGCTTTCCGCTGCTACCAAGATGATCAAAAAGCTTCAATCATTAAATGCAGAGGTGGTTGGATCCGTTCTTGCGGATTTCTGA
- a CDS encoding polysaccharide biosynthesis/export family protein, with protein MDARSLSVGDVVKISVYGQSDLTTVTRISENNSINFPLIGEVVIGGLSVGTAEDLIEHQLSSKGFVKNPQVNLFVEQLFQTLNNTVTILGHVEKPGNYVLQGASVEGVRTLVHLIAAAGGLRPEASNKGILTRVDGKNRERFNFDLYEMVNKGTLESAEYKLQGGDVVYIPEMDVFYIYGQVQQPGRYRLEQGMRVMQALPVAGGITDHGSEKGIQIQRNVNGKIKTLDVNPTDEVLKDDVVYVKESFF; from the coding sequence GTGGATGCAAGATCGTTAAGTGTCGGTGACGTCGTCAAGATTTCAGTGTACGGGCAATCAGACTTGACCACCGTGACCCGCATATCCGAAAACAACAGCATCAATTTCCCTCTGATCGGTGAAGTCGTGATTGGTGGCTTGTCAGTCGGCACAGCGGAAGATCTGATTGAACACCAGCTTTCCAGCAAAGGATTCGTGAAGAACCCTCAAGTCAATTTGTTTGTAGAACAACTATTTCAAACGTTAAACAATACTGTCACCATTCTGGGACATGTAGAAAAGCCCGGAAACTACGTATTACAGGGTGCCTCTGTTGAAGGCGTGCGCACGCTGGTCCATTTGATCGCTGCTGCCGGGGGATTAAGGCCGGAAGCCTCCAATAAAGGTATCCTGACCCGGGTGGACGGTAAAAACCGCGAAAGATTCAACTTCGATCTCTACGAAATGGTCAACAAGGGCACCCTGGAATCAGCGGAATATAAACTCCAGGGAGGGGATGTCGTCTATATTCCCGAAATGGATGTATTCTATATTTATGGACAAGTGCAACAGCCAGGCCGTTACCGGCTCGAACAAGGCATGCGAGTTATGCAGGCATTGCCCGTCGCCGGCGGCATAACGGATCACGGTAGCGAAAAAGGCATTCAAATACAGAGAAATGTGAATGGAAAAATCAAGACTCTGGATGTGAATCCGACCGATGAAGTTCTTAAAGATGATGTTGTTTACGTAAAAGAAAGCTTCTTTTAA
- a CDS encoding sulfotransferase family protein, protein MTVKALYIMSSPRGGSTLVSLVLGQHAKTVNLGEVCFIPKLLSLDEMCTCGQQLNQCGEWAKVFTRLAAASGVDMRAKPYGLHLDDAMKWKDGSGKIDHQRQTKARVAIARWRVAADSVGLALPPFLGGSWVTPPSIKDGVNNTMKLYTAAAEEWNSDLVVDASKLPRKAVHLYRAFPDEVRILHLTRDGRGVSASRMGHMPFERAAERWHHYHQLTTQLLGKWVDPAHRFSMQYEAFTSEPEKWTSQLCEWLNIEYDPNMLQFSNDSVYHSAGGNPTRFKLAEEGIRPTDDQWRSRLTADHIARFDAVAGQLNHQLGYQ, encoded by the coding sequence ATGACGGTTAAAGCCTTATACATCATGTCTTCCCCCCGTGGAGGCTCCACATTAGTCAGCCTCGTGCTTGGGCAGCATGCTAAAACTGTGAACCTGGGTGAGGTCTGCTTTATACCGAAATTACTCTCTCTGGATGAGATGTGCACCTGTGGACAGCAACTGAATCAATGCGGTGAGTGGGCGAAGGTTTTCACCCGGCTTGCCGCGGCGTCCGGTGTTGATATGAGAGCCAAGCCTTACGGTTTGCATCTTGACGATGCTATGAAGTGGAAAGACGGTAGTGGAAAAATAGACCACCAACGTCAAACTAAAGCTCGTGTTGCTATTGCGCGCTGGAGAGTTGCCGCCGATAGCGTAGGATTGGCGCTGCCCCCATTTCTGGGTGGTTCCTGGGTCACGCCGCCTTCTATTAAGGATGGCGTTAATAATACGATGAAGCTATACACCGCTGCGGCTGAAGAGTGGAATAGTGATTTGGTTGTTGACGCGTCAAAACTCCCCCGTAAAGCGGTTCATTTGTATCGAGCTTTCCCCGATGAGGTTCGTATATTGCACCTGACCCGGGATGGAAGAGGGGTTAGCGCGTCGAGGATGGGCCATATGCCCTTTGAGCGCGCCGCGGAGCGTTGGCATCACTATCACCAGTTAACCACTCAATTGTTGGGCAAATGGGTTGACCCGGCCCATCGTTTTTCCATGCAGTATGAAGCGTTCACCAGTGAGCCAGAAAAGTGGACCAGCCAGCTCTGCGAATGGCTGAATATCGAATACGATCCGAATATGTTGCAGTTCAGTAACGACAGTGTGTATCACTCCGCTGGGGGTAATCCAACTCGCTTTAAGCTTGCTGAAGAAGGGATTCGCCCTACCGATGACCAGTGGCGTTCACGTTTGACTGCTGACCACATCGCCCGCTTTGACGCGGTTGCCGGTCAGCTAAACCATCAACTTGGTTATCAATAG
- a CDS encoding GNVR domain-containing protein, translated as MNINILWTVFKARFVLILFTLVLTVSVTVVLTKLQPNRFDANTSLILNFDGSTPFEQSTMPAQFVSSYIATQLDIISSQSVALKVVDKLKPVEDQIIKLMTLDVDKSPWQPGDTVTVVDDLKPAESQILQLNTPGDDNTSGSTRHLLANKLIEGLNVQPSRDSRVVNINFSFKDPVLAARIANAFVDAYIETNLELSIEPAARSAHWFDDQTKVFRQRREEAQKRLTDYQQDKGIIMIDERLDTEANRLNELSKNYLEAQATVYDVKSRQLGENHPEYIGAIKREQSLHDSLEEQKLKFLQIKQQRDQLDVLAREVETERQAYEEMQKRYYVTKLESQFNQTNIAILNRAITPTKPSSPNLLLNVISAIVLGSVISFVLAFLAELFDRRIRTEDDLDGLLGTKVLAQI; from the coding sequence ATGAACATCAATATTTTGTGGACTGTTTTTAAAGCACGTTTCGTGCTGATTTTATTTACCTTGGTTCTGACGGTTTCGGTCACGGTGGTGTTGACGAAATTACAACCCAATCGCTTCGATGCCAATACCTCATTGATATTGAATTTCGATGGTTCAACGCCGTTTGAACAAAGCACGATGCCGGCTCAATTTGTTTCCAGCTACATTGCAACCCAACTCGACATTATCTCCAGCCAGAGTGTCGCCCTAAAAGTCGTTGACAAATTAAAGCCCGTAGAAGACCAAATTATCAAATTGATGACCTTGGATGTGGATAAATCACCCTGGCAGCCGGGTGATACGGTGACTGTCGTAGACGATCTGAAGCCCGCAGAAAGTCAGATTCTGCAGTTGAATACCCCGGGTGACGACAATACCAGTGGCTCGACCCGGCACCTTCTGGCAAATAAATTGATTGAAGGGCTGAATGTACAACCATCCAGGGATAGCCGAGTCGTGAATATCAACTTCAGTTTCAAAGACCCTGTGCTCGCCGCAAGGATAGCGAACGCCTTTGTGGATGCGTACATTGAGACTAATCTTGAGTTGAGTATTGAGCCCGCAGCACGCAGCGCACACTGGTTCGACGACCAGACCAAAGTGTTTCGTCAACGGCGCGAAGAAGCCCAGAAAAGATTAACCGATTATCAGCAGGATAAAGGGATAATCATGATCGACGAGCGACTGGATACAGAAGCGAACAGGCTCAACGAGCTGTCGAAGAATTATCTGGAGGCGCAGGCTACAGTCTATGACGTTAAATCCCGTCAGTTAGGTGAAAATCACCCGGAATACATCGGTGCCATCAAACGGGAACAATCACTGCATGACTCACTAGAAGAACAAAAACTCAAATTCCTACAGATAAAGCAGCAACGAGACCAACTTGACGTGCTTGCCAGAGAAGTGGAAACGGAACGCCAAGCCTATGAGGAAATGCAAAAGAGATATTACGTAACCAAACTGGAAAGCCAGTTCAATCAGACTAATATTGCGATTTTGAATCGTGCGATTACGCCGACCAAGCCATCGAGTCCGAATCTGCTACTGAATGTAATAAGTGCAATCGTCCTGGGCAGCGTCATTAGTTTTGTACTTGCCTTTCTGGCTGAGCTTTTCGATCGCAGAATCCGCACTGAAGATGATTTAGACGGGCTTTTAGGCACCAAAGTGTTGGCACAAATCTAG